A part of Leptospira congkakensis genomic DNA contains:
- a CDS encoding STAS domain-containing protein, with amino-acid sequence MEPVQTLRESNLGFEITWQGYLTVSFVQEWKNLSEIWTNSKGKVIQLDLSGIERIDSAGIQFLIYLKELSQNKHYAIQLKNHSLAVLKVLDLLGLVSFFGDRVKVKKEHSNEVEFKYGTRKAG; translated from the coding sequence ATGGAACCAGTACAAACTCTTAGAGAATCCAATTTAGGTTTTGAAATTACTTGGCAGGGATATTTGACAGTATCCTTCGTCCAAGAATGGAAAAATCTATCGGAAATTTGGACCAACTCAAAAGGGAAAGTCATTCAATTAGATTTGAGTGGGATCGAACGTATTGATTCAGCTGGTATCCAATTTTTAATTTATCTAAAAGAATTAAGTCAAAACAAACACTACGCCATCCAACTCAAAAACCATTCACTAGCGGTACTCAAAGTATTAGATTTACTAGGCCTTGTTAGCTTTTTTGGAGATCGTGTTAAGGTAAAAAAAGAACACTCCAATGAAGTAGAATTTAAATACGGCACGAGGAAAGCCGGATAA
- a CDS encoding chemotaxis protein CheA, translating into MDLTEVIDAYLVESEEFLRDTETILLRTEVSTPSDDDLNAIFRAVHTIKGTAGMFGFDSTVKFAHVVENLLDRLRSHDIPFQEELTEILLHAKDHLSYLVLEETKGKIPESKIDFGNSILEKMEPYLKGTIEEKTNQSDKSPTLSETKSPKKTNNDYEIPAYLISFRPNRNVFSQGLDPISFIGYLKKIGTIRSLKTISELSSNLEEYDPELCYLGFEIHLVSNSDLDTVRKVFNFIENDSFLHILPPGAGIEDLADLSGQLPEEEIFLGNLWKEIEVLTDVSLIHYFEELKIRKTGISTPISKSEIPVPSLEPQDVSPGSNNLTNQTKDQNKSLTIKVDSKRIDNLINRVGELVVSCANMNQLIGNMEDSNLQESSILAMRLLNEVREISLKLRMVPIGDSFQKYTRTVRDLGKELGKDIRLITEGNETELDRNIVDKLGDPLTHLVRNACDHGLETPEEREKKGKPKQGTIKLNAFHEAGSVVIEITDDGNGIQKEKVWQKGIDKGLVSGSMPDSEEEVFQLLFHPGLSTASQITNVSGRGVGLDVVLQNIESLRGNITVKSTPNQGSRFILRLPLTLAIIDGFLVEVGNNQFIIPMDMVLECLHFTDENRADANQFFALRGSLIPYLRLRDYYPSESNDQNLRENIVIVRNGEKKAGIVVERLLGEYQTVIKPMGSVFRHVKGVSGSSILGNGNVALIIDIPSLFERTITLENERLNQ; encoded by the coding sequence ATGGATTTAACAGAGGTTATAGATGCCTATTTAGTTGAATCCGAAGAGTTTCTTCGTGATACGGAGACTATATTGCTACGTACGGAGGTATCGACACCTTCGGATGATGATTTAAACGCTATTTTTCGTGCAGTCCACACGATCAAAGGAACTGCCGGAATGTTTGGTTTTGATTCCACAGTGAAGTTCGCTCATGTTGTGGAAAATCTTTTGGACCGATTACGTTCACACGACATTCCCTTCCAAGAAGAACTCACAGAAATTTTACTACATGCAAAAGACCATTTGTCCTATTTGGTTTTAGAAGAAACCAAAGGAAAAATTCCAGAATCCAAAATTGATTTTGGAAATTCGATTTTGGAAAAAATGGAACCATACCTCAAGGGAACCATAGAGGAAAAAACAAATCAAAGCGACAAGTCCCCTACTCTCTCAGAAACAAAGTCCCCCAAAAAAACAAATAATGATTATGAAATTCCAGCTTATCTCATTTCATTTCGACCAAATCGAAATGTATTTTCACAAGGATTAGACCCTATATCCTTCATTGGATATTTAAAAAAAATAGGAACCATTCGTTCTTTAAAAACTATATCCGAACTCAGCTCAAATTTAGAAGAATATGATCCTGAATTATGTTATTTGGGATTCGAAATCCATTTAGTTTCTAATTCAGATTTGGACACCGTACGCAAAGTATTCAATTTTATTGAAAACGATTCATTTTTGCATATTTTACCTCCAGGAGCGGGAATTGAAGATCTCGCCGATTTATCAGGCCAACTTCCGGAAGAAGAAATATTCCTTGGCAATCTTTGGAAAGAGATCGAAGTTCTAACAGACGTCAGTTTAATTCATTATTTTGAAGAATTAAAAATTCGTAAAACTGGAATTTCCACTCCTATCTCTAAATCAGAAATTCCGGTTCCCAGTTTAGAACCACAAGATGTTTCACCTGGTTCCAATAATTTAACCAATCAAACCAAAGATCAAAATAAATCATTAACCATAAAAGTAGATTCCAAACGAATTGATAATCTCATCAATCGAGTGGGAGAACTGGTGGTGTCTTGCGCCAACATGAACCAACTCATTGGTAATATGGAAGATTCTAACTTACAAGAATCGTCCATACTCGCAATGAGACTTCTTAACGAAGTGAGAGAAATTTCTCTCAAACTCCGAATGGTTCCGATTGGTGATAGTTTCCAAAAGTATACGAGAACTGTCAGAGATTTAGGCAAAGAACTTGGTAAAGACATTCGGCTCATCACAGAAGGGAACGAAACAGAACTGGATCGCAATATTGTTGATAAGTTAGGTGACCCTCTCACTCATTTGGTCAGAAATGCTTGTGACCACGGATTGGAAACACCGGAAGAACGAGAAAAAAAGGGAAAACCAAAACAAGGAACAATCAAACTGAATGCCTTCCATGAAGCCGGAAGTGTTGTGATCGAAATCACTGACGATGGGAATGGAATCCAAAAAGAAAAGGTCTGGCAAAAGGGGATCGATAAAGGTTTGGTTTCTGGATCTATGCCTGATTCGGAGGAAGAAGTATTCCAACTTCTTTTTCACCCTGGACTTTCCACTGCTTCACAAATCACCAATGTTTCTGGTCGTGGTGTAGGCCTTGACGTAGTTTTACAAAACATCGAATCCTTACGTGGGAACATTACTGTAAAATCAACTCCGAACCAAGGCAGCCGATTTATTCTCAGATTACCTTTAACCTTAGCAATCATCGATGGATTTTTGGTAGAAGTTGGGAATAACCAATTCATCATACCGATGGATATGGTTCTCGAATGTTTGCATTTTACGGATGAAAACAGAGCCGACGCAAACCAATTTTTTGCCCTTCGCGGCAGTTTGATTCCTTACCTCCGTTTAAGGGATTATTATCCATCAGAATCTAATGATCAAAATTTGCGGGAAAACATTGTGATTGTTCGGAACGGCGAAAAAAAAGCAGGAATTGTTGTCGAAAGACTACTGGGAGAATACCAAACAGTCATCAAACCAATGGGATCTGTTTTTCGTCATGTAAAAGGTGTTAGTGGGTCTAGTATTTTAGGAAATGGGAATGTGGCTTTAATCATAGACATCCCTTCTCTTTTTGAAAGAACGATTACGTTAGAAAATGAAAGATTAAATCAATAA
- a CDS encoding methyl-accepting chemotaxis protein codes for MKNNKINTKLIVFFLTGILFAIWTSVYSWRTFSGSFPTEETTNAHLQKMGKLESAWNLSQSIQADLLALLGAPDVDKTLVAKVKYDLEKLSSSWEQISSSPASKEESTILANFHSEKEGYISSVKNFITDPEDQTKKDLLKSSLPSLWKVYSSSIFKLSAQLTKDSILDIAERSNSETGNLLPIYFSGGLFLIITAYLLFTLLKQIEKPMKDAIQIKTALDSVSTNVMIADLDLNVVYMNKAIHSMFAKSENEIKTQLRNFSLKDLMGSNIDGYHKDPSHQRRLLGTFTAEHKTSITIGSREFNLIANPIITATGERLGSVVEWADVTEANANSRAINRSQATIEFNMDGTILTANENFLKVIGYPLEEVKGQHHRIFVDTQEANSESYRQFWAALGRGEFQAAEYKRIGKNGKEVWLQATYTPIIDANGKPFKVIKYATDITEQKKITLETARIVDDLVIGLAALENGDLTQLITSDYDGGFAKLRDSFNNTSKKLVEIINDVRTNTDALVNAADEVASTASTLSQGASEQAASVEETSASLEEMGASIDQNAENAKQTDTIATKSAKDAKQGGEAVKNTVSAMKEIADKISIIEDIAYQTNLLALNAAIEAARAGEHGKGFAVVASEVRKLAERSQKSANEIGSLAGSSVQIAESAGKLIEEIVPAINKTADLVQEITAASQEQSSGVNEVNKAMGQLDQVSQQSASASEELAAIAEELQAQAEKLLSSISFFKLGKQGTFPAAYDSKLTKSKTSRQPVSNVRKSDSSDESSKFQKY; via the coding sequence ATGAAAAATAATAAGATAAACACGAAACTAATCGTTTTTTTCCTTACAGGAATACTATTTGCGATTTGGACATCCGTATATTCCTGGAGAACATTCTCGGGTTCTTTCCCTACAGAAGAAACAACCAATGCTCATTTACAAAAAATGGGAAAACTGGAATCTGCTTGGAACTTGAGCCAATCGATCCAAGCAGATCTTTTGGCCCTCCTCGGAGCACCAGACGTAGATAAAACCTTGGTAGCCAAGGTAAAATATGATTTGGAAAAATTATCTTCTTCCTGGGAACAAATTTCCTCATCCCCAGCTTCCAAGGAAGAATCTACCATTCTTGCGAACTTCCATTCAGAGAAAGAAGGATACATTAGTTCCGTAAAAAACTTTATCACTGATCCAGAAGACCAAACCAAAAAAGACCTTCTAAAATCCTCTTTACCTTCCTTATGGAAAGTTTACTCCAGTTCTATTTTTAAACTGAGTGCACAACTTACCAAGGATAGCATTTTAGATATTGCAGAAAGATCCAACTCTGAAACAGGAAACCTCCTCCCCATTTATTTCTCGGGTGGACTTTTCCTGATCATCACGGCTTATCTACTTTTTACTTTGTTAAAACAAATTGAAAAACCAATGAAAGATGCAATCCAAATCAAAACAGCTTTGGACAGCGTATCTACAAATGTGATGATTGCCGATTTAGATTTAAACGTGGTGTATATGAACAAAGCCATTCATTCCATGTTTGCCAAGTCAGAAAACGAAATCAAAACACAGCTCCGCAATTTTTCACTCAAAGATTTAATGGGAAGTAATATTGATGGATACCATAAAGATCCGAGCCACCAACGCCGTTTGCTTGGAACATTCACAGCAGAACACAAAACTAGCATTACCATTGGAAGTCGTGAATTTAACTTAATTGCAAATCCGATCATAACAGCAACCGGAGAAAGGTTAGGAAGTGTTGTCGAATGGGCTGATGTTACAGAAGCCAATGCCAATTCTAGAGCCATTAACAGATCACAGGCTACGATTGAATTCAATATGGATGGAACCATTTTGACAGCCAATGAAAACTTTCTCAAAGTCATTGGTTATCCACTAGAAGAAGTCAAAGGCCAACACCATAGAATCTTTGTAGATACCCAAGAAGCCAATTCCGAATCTTACCGCCAATTTTGGGCGGCCCTCGGTCGTGGAGAATTCCAAGCAGCCGAGTACAAACGTATTGGTAAAAATGGAAAAGAAGTCTGGTTGCAAGCAACGTATACTCCGATCATTGATGCCAACGGAAAACCATTTAAAGTCATCAAATACGCAACAGACATTACAGAACAAAAGAAAATCACACTCGAAACAGCGCGTATTGTTGATGACCTAGTCATTGGACTTGCTGCTTTAGAAAACGGAGACCTCACCCAACTCATTACGAGTGATTATGATGGAGGTTTTGCAAAACTTAGAGATTCTTTTAACAATACTTCCAAAAAGTTAGTAGAAATCATCAATGATGTCAGGACAAATACGGACGCACTGGTCAACGCAGCTGACGAAGTTGCATCGACTGCCAGTACACTTTCTCAAGGTGCCAGTGAACAAGCGGCTTCTGTGGAAGAAACTTCCGCTTCCTTGGAAGAGATGGGTGCTTCCATCGACCAAAATGCAGAAAATGCAAAACAAACTGATACCATCGCCACCAAGTCAGCAAAAGATGCAAAACAAGGTGGAGAGGCTGTAAAAAATACAGTATCGGCAATGAAAGAAATTGCAGATAAAATTTCCATCATTGAAGATATCGCATACCAAACCAACTTACTCGCATTAAACGCTGCCATTGAAGCAGCAAGAGCCGGTGAACATGGAAAAGGATTTGCAGTGGTTGCCTCTGAAGTCAGAAAACTTGCGGAACGTTCCCAAAAATCTGCAAATGAAATTGGAAGTTTGGCAGGAAGTTCGGTACAAATTGCTGAATCAGCTGGAAAACTCATTGAAGAGATTGTTCCTGCCATTAACAAAACAGCAGACCTTGTCCAAGAAATCACGGCAGCAAGCCAAGAACAATCTTCTGGTGTAAACGAAGTGAATAAAGCAATGGGTCAACTGGACCAAGTCTCACAACAATCGGCCTCTGCCTCTGAAGAACTTGCTGCCATTGCAGAAGAACTACAAGCCCAAGCCGAAAAATTACTTTCCTCAATTAGTTTCTTTAAATTAGGAAAACAAGGAACATTTCCAGCAGCTTACGATTCAAAACTGACGAAATCGAAAACCTCCCGTCAGCCAGTATCCAATGTTAGAAAGTCTGATTCATCCGATGAATCTAGTAAGTTCCAAAAGTACTAA
- a CDS encoding chemotaxis protein CheW, which yields MQELQYLTFQISDELFGLGILYIKEIIEFESVTHVPMMPDYIPGVINLRGNVVPVIDLNARFYKKKTETNRKTCIIITEVKMENEIIDVGLLVDAVNEVVDITPNSIEEPPSFGSKIRLDFIQGLGKLENKFVIILKVNQILELSELQAIQETSSNVL from the coding sequence ATGCAGGAACTCCAATACTTAACTTTTCAAATTTCGGACGAACTTTTTGGTCTGGGAATTCTATACATCAAAGAAATCATTGAATTCGAGTCAGTGACTCATGTCCCAATGATGCCCGATTATATTCCTGGTGTGATCAATCTTAGAGGGAATGTGGTTCCGGTGATTGATCTAAACGCAAGGTTCTACAAAAAGAAAACAGAAACCAACCGTAAAACCTGTATCATCATCACGGAGGTAAAAATGGAAAATGAAATCATTGATGTGGGTCTCCTTGTGGATGCGGTCAATGAAGTAGTCGACATTACCCCAAATTCCATTGAAGAACCTCCTAGTTTCGGCTCAAAAATTCGTCTCGATTTCATCCAAGGGTTAGGAAAGTTAGAAAATAAATTTGTAATAATCCTTAAAGTAAACCAAATTTTGGAACTTTCAGAGTTACAAGCAATACAAGAAACTTCGTCCAATGTTCTGTAA
- a CDS encoding chemotaxis protein CheD — translation MESPKEVIDRYLNPGEIFFGGSDFRVRTLLGSCVSIILWHPNRQIGGMCHYLLPTPADIHSAKTHKYGMDAFTYFLSEIKKHKSEPKEYYAKIFGGSNMFLNEEREILKDHSSSLIGTRNANFAKKILEENEIKIISEDTGGNLSRKVYFTVWDGEVWVEKK, via the coding sequence ATGGAATCACCAAAGGAAGTTATTGATCGTTATTTAAATCCAGGAGAAATTTTTTTCGGAGGTTCAGACTTCCGAGTGAGAACCTTACTTGGGTCTTGTGTTTCCATAATTTTATGGCACCCCAATCGGCAAATTGGGGGAATGTGTCATTACCTTCTACCAACACCAGCTGACATCCATTCCGCCAAAACACATAAATATGGAATGGATGCATTTACGTATTTTTTGTCTGAAATCAAAAAACATAAATCTGAACCCAAAGAATATTATGCAAAAATTTTCGGCGGATCTAATATGTTCCTTAATGAAGAAAGAGAAATTTTGAAAGACCATTCAAGTTCCTTAATTGGAACAAGGAATGCTAACTTTGCCAAAAAAATTCTAGAAGAAAATGAAATCAAAATCATTTCAGAAGATACTGGCGGGAACTTATCACGAAAAGTTTATTTTACCGTTTGGGACGGTGAAGTGTGGGTAGAAAAAAAATAA
- a CDS encoding protein-glutamate methylesterase/protein-glutamine glutaminase has product MKKIKVFVIDDSAVVRQVLAEIFKTDSSFEYLGSASDPIFALDKMNNDWPDVIVLDIEMPRMDGLSFLKKIMTERPTPVVICSTLTTEGSDTALLAMSLGACEVITKPKIGLKDFLHESTIELTDAVTAAASVSLRALPSLSDKKQFSIKTEKKQDISQLQATEKIVAIGTSTGGTIALEEVLTKLPADKTPGIVIVQHMPEKFTEAFANRLNSICDISVREAKDGDRIVRGQALIAPGNRHMTVRRSGAQYFVEVMDGPLVNRHRPSVDVLFRSVARQAGKNAKGIIMTGMGDDGASGLHEMKEAGAETIAQNEESSVVFGMPREAIKRGGVDHILPLSEIYKTIMGYG; this is encoded by the coding sequence ATGAAAAAAATCAAAGTTTTTGTAATCGATGACTCCGCTGTCGTTAGACAAGTATTAGCTGAAATATTCAAAACTGATTCTAGTTTTGAATATTTAGGTAGTGCATCCGATCCCATATTTGCTTTGGATAAAATGAATAACGATTGGCCAGATGTTATTGTTTTAGACATTGAAATGCCAAGAATGGATGGGTTGTCCTTCCTTAAAAAAATAATGACAGAAAGACCTACTCCCGTTGTGATTTGTTCCACCCTAACTACGGAAGGTTCCGATACTGCCCTTCTTGCCATGAGCCTTGGTGCTTGTGAAGTCATTACCAAACCAAAGATTGGACTAAAAGATTTTTTACATGAATCTACTATTGAACTGACTGATGCTGTCACTGCAGCTGCATCAGTTTCATTAAGAGCATTACCATCGTTATCTGACAAAAAACAATTTTCTATCAAAACAGAAAAAAAACAAGATATCTCTCAACTGCAGGCTACTGAGAAAATTGTTGCCATTGGAACATCCACCGGTGGGACCATTGCATTAGAAGAAGTTCTTACCAAACTCCCCGCAGACAAAACTCCAGGCATTGTGATAGTCCAACATATGCCGGAAAAATTCACCGAAGCCTTTGCCAATCGTTTGAATTCCATTTGTGATATCAGTGTCAGAGAAGCAAAAGACGGCGATCGCATTGTACGTGGTCAGGCCCTCATCGCACCAGGGAACCGCCATATGACGGTTCGGCGTTCAGGGGCACAGTATTTTGTAGAGGTGATGGACGGCCCGCTCGTGAATCGCCATAGACCTTCGGTAGATGTCCTTTTCCGATCTGTTGCAAGACAGGCCGGTAAAAATGCAAAAGGAATCATTATGACAGGTATGGGTGATGACGGTGCATCAGGATTACATGAAATGAAAGAAGCTGGGGCGGAAACCATAGCACAAAATGAAGAGTCTTCTGTTGTGTTTGGAATGCCTCGTGAGGCAATCAAGAGAGGAGGAGTTGATCACATCCTTCCTCTCTCTGAAATTTACAAAACAATTATGGGTTACGGTTGA
- a CDS encoding biotin/lipoyl-containing protein, which produces MLDKNLKRIQFQESESAWIRSFSVESIKCLIVCRGPVRKETMDVFDAIGVKEYGILLSEKDSIVYPKALAPELRNFRFPENIHRVPDYMGAGKEEKEQRIHQIIGITKDNGYTHIFAGYGFMAEDAEFIEAIEKAGITFMGPSSHVAKGAGAKDEAKKLARSLNVSVTPGVDNITALALLRKTGNSKDGLLKVAKENNLTFSFNDSKALEDNAEDLLQLSYEKTIDITSISDLQKESAILCEDIWKKYPGKRIRFKYIGGGGGKGQRVINEKSEIDAAVMEILAESKVTAVGSNRNFLIELNIENTRHNEIQLIGNGEWSLSLGGRDCSLQMHEQKLLEISQTVELLQKEADAVRSSNSKKAAILDKDVQTLKDMEHQAEVFGKAIRLNSVSTFECIVEGNSFFFMEVNTRIQVEHRVTEMVYKMKFTNPNDPNDIFYIDSLVEAMAVLSIHGTRVPKPERILRNVSGAEVRINATNRALQPHAGGIIQNWSNALPEEIRDDQGICTRNPDTGAFVHYNLAGAYDSNVALIVSYGTSRTENLEILGNILRKTELRGQNLETNLLVHYGLIQWILGKDAMFKPSTAFMISYLAGIGALQSIINDLDLEYLWSEKTKIADADLKKVLNKKMTLVIRPLERLLANPHLLGGFLGYFDGKLWTRTGNNVAFNENPIQFLDSLYYYLNLDTTEAKASSEKIWDHDANLLLEAKAFYSELSTRTGLSSWKELSEALTKGKNPSKSLSDELWTASIASHNGFQAGLETLLLLPKIGIKSNFFGLDVNADLDGVVPDEYKNKDTRDAFIKTLNPPPKMSGDEIVAPMGGMFYSKEAPNLPLLINEGDHFQAGQPLFIIEVMKMFNKILAPVSGTIVKNLMVDSDGKIVTKAQPIFKIKPDEILKEESPEEIRTRKVKVTKELGLG; this is translated from the coding sequence ATGTTAGATAAGAATTTAAAACGCATTCAATTCCAAGAGTCCGAGTCCGCATGGATTCGTTCCTTCAGTGTGGAATCGATCAAATGTCTCATCGTTTGCCGTGGTCCCGTTCGTAAAGAAACCATGGATGTTTTTGATGCGATTGGTGTGAAGGAATATGGAATTTTACTTTCTGAAAAAGATTCCATTGTTTATCCAAAAGCACTTGCTCCAGAACTTCGTAACTTCCGATTCCCGGAAAATATCCACCGCGTTCCTGATTATATGGGTGCGGGTAAAGAAGAGAAAGAACAAAGAATCCACCAAATCATTGGAATCACCAAAGACAATGGATACACTCATATCTTTGCTGGGTACGGATTTATGGCAGAAGATGCTGAGTTTATTGAAGCCATCGAAAAAGCAGGGATCACCTTTATGGGACCGAGTTCTCATGTTGCGAAAGGTGCCGGAGCTAAAGATGAGGCTAAAAAACTTGCAAGAAGTTTGAATGTTTCGGTAACTCCTGGGGTCGACAATATCACTGCCCTTGCTTTACTTCGTAAAACCGGAAATTCTAAAGATGGACTCCTAAAAGTTGCCAAAGAAAATAACTTAACCTTTTCTTTTAATGATTCCAAAGCATTGGAAGACAATGCGGAAGATTTACTCCAACTTTCTTATGAAAAAACCATAGACATCACTTCCATCTCAGACTTACAAAAAGAGTCTGCTATTCTTTGTGAAGATATTTGGAAAAAATATCCAGGCAAACGAATCCGATTCAAGTATATCGGTGGTGGTGGTGGAAAGGGCCAACGTGTCATTAATGAAAAATCAGAAATTGATGCAGCCGTGATGGAAATCCTTGCGGAATCCAAAGTCACTGCCGTTGGTTCCAACAGAAACTTCCTTATAGAGCTTAACATCGAAAACACACGCCACAACGAGATCCAGCTGATTGGTAACGGTGAGTGGTCTTTGTCCCTTGGGGGTCGTGATTGTTCCTTACAAATGCACGAACAAAAACTTTTGGAAATTTCTCAAACAGTTGAGTTATTACAAAAAGAAGCTGATGCCGTTCGTTCTTCCAATTCAAAAAAAGCAGCCATCTTAGATAAAGATGTTCAGACTTTAAAAGATATGGAACACCAAGCGGAAGTGTTCGGAAAAGCCATTCGTTTGAATTCTGTTTCTACTTTTGAATGTATCGTTGAAGGAAATAGTTTCTTCTTTATGGAAGTAAACACAAGGATTCAGGTGGAACATCGTGTGACGGAGATGGTGTACAAAATGAAGTTCACCAACCCGAACGATCCAAATGATATTTTCTATATTGACTCTCTTGTGGAAGCGATGGCAGTCCTTTCTATCCATGGAACAAGAGTTCCGAAACCAGAAAGAATTTTAAGAAATGTTTCTGGGGCGGAAGTTCGGATCAATGCAACGAACCGTGCACTCCAACCACATGCGGGTGGGATCATTCAAAACTGGTCGAATGCACTTCCTGAAGAGATTCGGGATGACCAAGGGATTTGTACTCGTAACCCCGATACAGGTGCCTTTGTTCATTACAATTTAGCAGGTGCTTATGATTCTAACGTAGCTCTGATTGTTTCTTATGGAACTAGCCGAACAGAAAACTTAGAAATTTTAGGAAACATTCTTCGCAAAACAGAGCTTAGAGGGCAAAACCTCGAAACCAACTTACTTGTTCACTATGGACTCATCCAGTGGATTTTAGGTAAGGATGCGATGTTCAAACCTTCTACTGCGTTTATGATTTCCTATTTAGCGGGAATCGGTGCTTTACAATCCATCATCAACGATTTGGATTTAGAGTATCTGTGGTCTGAAAAAACAAAAATTGCCGATGCCGATCTCAAAAAAGTTCTTAATAAAAAGATGACTCTCGTCATTCGTCCTTTAGAGAGACTTCTTGCGAATCCGCATCTTCTTGGTGGATTTTTAGGATACTTTGATGGAAAACTTTGGACCCGCACGGGAAACAATGTGGCGTTTAACGAAAACCCAATCCAATTTTTGGATTCGTTGTATTACTATTTGAACTTAGATACAACGGAAGCCAAAGCAAGTTCTGAAAAGATTTGGGATCATGATGCCAACCTTCTATTGGAAGCCAAAGCATTCTATTCCGAATTGTCTACACGAACTGGTCTTAGTTCTTGGAAAGAGTTATCCGAGGCCCTAACGAAAGGTAAAAATCCTTCTAAGTCACTTTCTGATGAACTTTGGACTGCCTCGATCGCAAGTCATAATGGATTCCAAGCAGGTCTTGAAACCCTTTTACTCTTACCAAAAATCGGTATCAAATCCAACTTCTTTGGTTTGGATGTGAATGCTGATTTGGATGGGGTTGTGCCAGACGAGTACAAAAACAAAGACACAAGAGATGCGTTTATCAAAACATTAAACCCACCTCCAAAAATGTCTGGGGATGAAATTGTGGCTCCTATGGGTGGAATGTTCTACTCAAAAGAAGCTCCAAACCTTCCTTTACTCATCAATGAAGGGGATCATTTCCAAGCAGGACAACCACTCTTTATCATCGAAGTTATGAAGATGTTTAACAAAATCCTTGCTCCAGTGAGTGGAACCATTGTTAAAAATCTAATGGTGGATTCTGATGGAAAGATTGTGACAAAAGCGCAGCCAATCTTCAAAATCAAACCAGATGAAATTCTAAAGGAAGAATCTCCGGAAGAAATTCGAACTAGAAAGGTAAAAGTAACAAAGGAATTGGGTCTCGGTTAA